A stretch of the Erpetoichthys calabaricus chromosome 3, fErpCal1.3, whole genome shotgun sequence genome encodes the following:
- the gps2 gene encoding G protein pathway suppressor 2 isoform X1 — MPALLERPKLSNAMARALHRHIMRERERKRQEEEEVDKMMEQKMKEEQERKKKKEMEERMSLEETKEQIMKMGEKLQLLQEEKHQLFLQLKKVLHEEEKRRRKEQSDMTTLTSATYQPGMAIHSGQHLISMQGSPVNHGRPGALLGERSKQLFQSPVMPGRHFQAQPGFSGGTSEHGQYQTSQSAHGPYSVSQSQHASPYATGQPVPVSYASSSQLRGPSAFQTMQYLPHQQTGYTVHSHFSTQQGFLPSTGIPLQKQLEHANQQSGFTDSGTLRPMHPQALHPNSSLLPTPNITVQIPPTKTGLPYAHPPRPASPGSFTHGTTPQPSHGATFQSSSQPAPRHAYLTHTQTGQRFYHSK; from the exons ATGCCAGCACTTCTGGAAAGACCAAAGCTGTCCAATGCAATGGCAAGGGCTCTTCATCGCCACATAATgagggaaagagagaggaaaagacAAG AGGAAGAGGAGGTTGACAAAATGATGGAGCAGAAAATGAAGGAGGAGCaggaaaggaaaaagaagaaggaaatggAAGAAAGGATGTCTCTAGAGGAGACAAAAGAACAG ATCATGAAGATGGGAGAGAAACTGCAGTTATTGCAGGAAGAGAAACACCAGTTGTTCCTACAGCTCAAAAAAGTTTTGCATGAAGAGGAGAAAAGGAGACGCAAAGAGCAGAG TGATATGACGACTCTTACATCTGCCACATACCAACCTGGAATGGCCATTCACTCTGGACAGCATCTTATTAGCATGCAAG GGAGTCCAGTAAACCATGGACGTCCAGGGGCTCTTTTGGGTGAACGTAGCAAACAGCTTTTTCAGTCTCCTGTCATGCCG ggGCGTCACTTCCAGGCACAACCAGGATTCAGTGGTGGAACCTCTGAACATGGACAGTATCAGACCAGCCAGTCTGCACATGGTCCTTATAGTGTCAGTCAGTCACAGCATGCATCTCCTTATGCTACAGGACAGCCAGTGCCAGTCAGCTATGCCAGTAGCTCACAACTAAGAG gtccATCTGCCTTTCAGACAATGCAGTATCTTCCTCATCAGCAGACTGGCTACACTGTGCACAGTCATTTCAGTACACagcaag GCTTTCTACCCAGTACCGGAATCCCCCTGCAGAAACAGCTGGAACATGCAAATCAACAGTCGGGCTTCACTGATTCT GGTACTCTGCGGCCAATGCATCCCCAGGCTCTTCACCCCAATTCCAGCCTTTTGCCCACCCCTAATATAACTGTGCAGATCCCCCCCACTAAG ACTGGTTTGCCATATGCTCATCCACCCAGGCCTGCCTCTCCAGGAAGTTTCACTCATGGAACAACCCCACAGCCTTCCCATGGC
- the gps2 gene encoding G protein pathway suppressor 2 isoform X2, whose product MPALLERPKLSNAMARALHRHIMRERERKRQEEEEVDKMMEQKMKEEQERKKKKEMEERMSLEETKEQIMKMGEKLQLLQEEKHQLFLQLKKVLHEEEKRRRKEQSDMTTLTSATYQPGMAIHSGQHLISMQGSPVNHGRPGALLGERSKQLFQSPVMPGRHFQAQPGFSGGTSEHGQYQTSQSAHGPYSVSQSQHASPYATGQPVPVSYASSSQLRGPSAFQTMQYLPHQQTGYTVHSHFSTQQGFLPSTGIPLQKQLEHANQQSGFTDSTGLPYAHPPRPASPGSFTHGTTPQPSHGATFQSSSQPAPRHAYLTHTQTGQRFYHSK is encoded by the exons ATGCCAGCACTTCTGGAAAGACCAAAGCTGTCCAATGCAATGGCAAGGGCTCTTCATCGCCACATAATgagggaaagagagaggaaaagacAAG AGGAAGAGGAGGTTGACAAAATGATGGAGCAGAAAATGAAGGAGGAGCaggaaaggaaaaagaagaaggaaatggAAGAAAGGATGTCTCTAGAGGAGACAAAAGAACAG ATCATGAAGATGGGAGAGAAACTGCAGTTATTGCAGGAAGAGAAACACCAGTTGTTCCTACAGCTCAAAAAAGTTTTGCATGAAGAGGAGAAAAGGAGACGCAAAGAGCAGAG TGATATGACGACTCTTACATCTGCCACATACCAACCTGGAATGGCCATTCACTCTGGACAGCATCTTATTAGCATGCAAG GGAGTCCAGTAAACCATGGACGTCCAGGGGCTCTTTTGGGTGAACGTAGCAAACAGCTTTTTCAGTCTCCTGTCATGCCG ggGCGTCACTTCCAGGCACAACCAGGATTCAGTGGTGGAACCTCTGAACATGGACAGTATCAGACCAGCCAGTCTGCACATGGTCCTTATAGTGTCAGTCAGTCACAGCATGCATCTCCTTATGCTACAGGACAGCCAGTGCCAGTCAGCTATGCCAGTAGCTCACAACTAAGAG gtccATCTGCCTTTCAGACAATGCAGTATCTTCCTCATCAGCAGACTGGCTACACTGTGCACAGTCATTTCAGTACACagcaag GCTTTCTACCCAGTACCGGAATCCCCCTGCAGAAACAGCTGGAACATGCAAATCAACAGTCGGGCTTCACTGATTCT ACTGGTTTGCCATATGCTCATCCACCCAGGCCTGCCTCTCCAGGAAGTTTCACTCATGGAACAACCCCACAGCCTTCCCATGGC